One Acetobacterium sp. KB-1 DNA segment encodes these proteins:
- a CDS encoding aldehyde ferredoxin oxidoreductase family protein: protein MFGYMGKILRVNLTTNEVTTEDLDFELAKKYIGGRGLGTKLYMDEVDPQVDPFAAENKIVFINGPLSGTATPTGGRYMVVTKSPLTGCIASSNSGGEWGAYLKYAGYDAIIVEGKASLPVYLSIDEDKVEILPALDLWGKMVSETSDLLKEKQPGSKVLTIGPAGEKLSQMAAIMNEKDRAAGRSGVGAVMGSKNLKAITVKGNLKPEIANPDGLKAVTKECRTLLKENGVTGGGLPTYGTAVLVNIINEHGVYPTNNFQGGQDPDAEAVSGETMTEKYLIKRNPCHHCPIGCGRWVKSEHSPDGIGGPEYETLWVFAGDLGIDDMDIVIDANYWCNEMGLDTISAGATLAAAMELYQRGYITDEMLDDEVILKFGNAESVIHWLKKMGNREGFGDLLARGSYRLADFFGVPEYSMSVKKQDLPAYDPRGIQGMGLQYATSNRGGCHVRGYLISPEILGLPEKLDRFELAGKPTWAKIFQDLTAVIDSTGLCLFTSFALGAKEYADMLNETLGTDWTADDVLLAGERIWNLEKLFNLEAGISSEEDTLPPRFLEEEMPEGPTKGWVHKLDELLPLYYKERGWDEDGIPTEERLEKLGLL from the coding sequence ATGTTTGGTTACATGGGAAAAATTTTACGTGTCAATTTGACGACCAATGAAGTGACAACTGAAGATCTGGATTTTGAGTTGGCAAAAAAATATATTGGTGGTCGTGGTTTAGGAACAAAGCTGTATATGGATGAGGTTGATCCACAGGTTGATCCTTTTGCCGCAGAAAATAAGATTGTCTTTATCAATGGTCCGTTGTCGGGTACGGCGACTCCTACCGGTGGTCGGTATATGGTCGTTACAAAATCGCCGCTAACAGGCTGTATTGCTTCTTCAAACTCTGGTGGAGAGTGGGGAGCCTACCTGAAATATGCTGGTTATGATGCGATTATTGTTGAAGGTAAAGCAAGTCTGCCGGTTTACCTTAGTATCGATGAAGATAAGGTAGAAATCTTGCCAGCTCTTGATCTGTGGGGTAAGATGGTTTCTGAAACGAGTGATCTTTTAAAAGAAAAACAGCCTGGGTCCAAAGTCTTAACCATCGGTCCTGCTGGTGAAAAATTGTCTCAGATGGCAGCGATCATGAATGAAAAAGATCGGGCCGCTGGTCGTTCTGGTGTTGGTGCGGTTATGGGTTCAAAGAATTTGAAAGCCATTACTGTTAAAGGGAACTTAAAACCGGAAATTGCGAATCCAGACGGATTAAAAGCAGTTACCAAAGAATGTCGTACCTTGTTAAAAGAAAACGGTGTCACCGGTGGTGGTCTACCTACCTATGGAACAGCCGTATTGGTTAATATTATCAATGAACATGGTGTTTATCCAACCAATAACTTCCAGGGCGGTCAGGATCCGGATGCTGAAGCTGTCAGCGGCGAAACCATGACAGAAAAATATCTGATCAAGCGTAATCCTTGTCATCATTGTCCAATTGGTTGTGGCCGTTGGGTTAAAAGCGAACATAGCCCTGATGGAATTGGTGGACCGGAATATGAAACCCTTTGGGTATTTGCCGGCGATCTTGGAATTGACGATATGGATATCGTTATTGATGCTAACTATTGGTGTAATGAAATGGGTCTGGATACCATTTCGGCTGGGGCAACCTTAGCAGCTGCGATGGAATTGTATCAACGTGGTTATATCACTGACGAAATGTTGGATGACGAAGTAATTCTGAAATTTGGCAACGCTGAGTCTGTTATTCACTGGCTCAAAAAAATGGGTAACCGGGAAGGCTTTGGCGATTTATTAGCTCGAGGTTCTTATCGATTGGCTGATTTCTTTGGGGTTCCTGAATATTCCATGTCTGTTAAGAAGCAAGACTTACCAGCTTATGATCCTCGAGGAATCCAAGGAATGGGTCTACAATATGCAACCTCTAACCGTGGCGGATGTCATGTTCGTGGCTACCTGATTTCTCCTGAAATCCTTGGTTTACCAGAAAAATTGGATCGTTTTGAGTTAGCTGGAAAACCAACCTGGGCAAAAATATTCCAGGATCTGACCGCTGTTATTGACTCAACCGGTTTATGTTTATTTACCTCATTTGCACTTGGCGCTAAAGAATATGCTGACATGTTAAATGAAACATTAGGTACCGATTGGACCGCCGATGATGTATTGTTAGCTGGAGAACGGATCTGGAATCTGGAAAAACTCTTCAATTTAGAAGCGGGTATTTCGTCAGAAGAAGATACATTGCCACCGCGTTTTCTGGAAGAAGAAATGCCAGAGGGACCAACCAAAGGTTGGGTTCATAAACTGGATGAATTACTTCCACTTTACTATAAAGAACGTGGTTGGGATGAAGATGGTATTCCTACGGAAGAACGTCTTGAAAAATTAGGTTTATTATAA
- a CDS encoding MoaD/ThiS family protein, with translation MAIKIKLFANFREGRGKIVEMDYTPGMTGQDVIDSLGITAPEIAALIVDGVDGKVDAMLAVPIKEDGYMAIFPPVAGG, from the coding sequence ATGGCAATCAAGATTAAATTATTTGCTAACTTTCGCGAGGGCCGGGGAAAGATTGTAGAAATGGATTATACCCCAGGGATGACCGGACAAGATGTTATTGACAGTTTGGGTATTACCGCCCCGGAAATTGCAGCACTTATTGTCGATGGGGTTGATGGAAAGGTTGATGCCATGCTCGCTGTTCCCATTAAGGAAGATGGCTATATGGCGATTTTTCCACCAGTTGCTGGTGGTTGA
- a CDS encoding arsenic metallochaperone ArsD family protein — MKAIEIYVSEIGNTGNGCGSGADREVLRIRTIVEALTNEGKNVLRYGLIENPEVFARNKEVSEIVLKNGPDALPITVVDGEIVKIGTYPSNLDLATWSGMTQDELVLMLMKAKMSNRSFCGGDCC; from the coding sequence ATGAAAGCAATTGAGATATATGTGTCGGAAATAGGAAATACTGGAAATGGCTGTGGTTCAGGAGCAGACCGGGAAGTATTACGGATACGAACCATTGTCGAGGCGTTAACAAATGAAGGGAAAAATGTACTGAGATATGGTTTGATTGAAAATCCGGAGGTTTTTGCCAGAAATAAAGAAGTCAGTGAAATTGTCTTGAAAAATGGACCAGACGCTCTACCAATCACGGTGGTGGACGGTGAAATTGTAAAAATTGGCACTTATCCATCAAATTTGGATTTAGCCACCTGGTCGGGGATGACCCAAGACGAGTTAGTATTGATGTTGATGAAAGCAAAAATGTCAAATCGTAGTTTTTGTGGAGGCGATTGTTGTTAA
- the hisIE gene encoding bifunctional phosphoribosyl-AMP cyclohydrolase/phosphoribosyl-ATP diphosphatase HisIE produces MDLENIKYNEAGLVAAIVQDYETRQVLMMAWMNEEALKLTLDTKKATFYSRSRQGLWIKGETSGNTQTVVKVDYDCDGDTLLLQVIPAGPACHTGNTSCFYRNLAVNPETNLGNMEVLTMLYNLIADRKVNPVEGSYTNYLFEKGVDKICKKIGEESAETIIAAKNNDPAELIYEASDLIYHLLVLLNNQNVDLESLFQELTKRHQ; encoded by the coding sequence ATGGATTTGGAAAATATAAAATATAACGAGGCGGGCTTGGTTGCTGCCATCGTTCAGGATTATGAAACCCGTCAGGTACTGATGATGGCCTGGATGAACGAAGAAGCATTGAAATTGACGCTGGATACTAAAAAAGCCACCTTTTACAGTCGCAGTAGGCAAGGCTTATGGATCAAAGGTGAAACGTCCGGCAATACCCAAACCGTCGTAAAAGTTGATTATGACTGCGACGGCGACACGCTGCTACTTCAAGTTATTCCTGCTGGCCCAGCCTGCCACACCGGCAATACTTCCTGTTTTTATCGTAACCTGGCTGTAAATCCGGAAACAAACCTGGGCAATATGGAAGTACTGACGATGCTTTACAATCTCATTGCCGACCGCAAAGTAAACCCGGTTGAAGGGTCTTATACCAACTACCTGTTTGAAAAAGGAGTCGATAAAATATGTAAAAAAATAGGCGAAGAATCTGCTGAAACCATTATTGCCGCCAAAAACAACGATCCTGCAGAGCTGATCTACGAAGCCTCGGATCTGATCTACCATTTGCTGGTCTTGCTTAATAACCAGAATGTGGATTTAGAATCACTATTCCAGGAGCTGACTAAACGGCATCAATAA
- the hisF gene encoding imidazole glycerol phosphate synthase subunit HisF, protein MLTKRIIPCLDVDHGRVVKGKKFQNIQDVADPVELGRYYSDQGADELVFYDITASYEDRDIFIHIVEKVAEAIRIPFTIGGGISKVEDFRKVLMAGADKVSVNSSAVKNPQLIREAALRFGAQCVVLSIDAKRNNKGSWDVYVKGGRENTGIDAIEWAKQGQDLGAGEICINSIDTDGVKKGYDLELNQKLSRLLTIPIIASGGAGKMEDFATVLKIGADAALAASVFHYKEIPIVDLKNFLHDQQIPVRRV, encoded by the coding sequence ATGCTGACTAAACGGATCATCCCCTGCCTGGACGTGGATCACGGCCGGGTGGTAAAAGGTAAAAAATTTCAGAATATTCAGGATGTCGCCGATCCGGTCGAACTGGGGCGGTACTACTCCGACCAGGGCGCCGACGAACTGGTTTTCTATGATATCACCGCCAGCTATGAAGATCGCGATATTTTTATTCATATTGTTGAAAAAGTGGCTGAAGCCATCCGCATCCCCTTTACCATTGGCGGCGGTATCAGCAAGGTCGAAGATTTTCGCAAAGTGCTGATGGCCGGCGCCGATAAGGTTTCGGTTAATTCATCGGCCGTTAAAAACCCCCAGCTGATCCGCGAAGCCGCCCTTCGTTTTGGGGCTCAATGTGTGGTTTTATCGATCGACGCCAAGCGCAACAATAAGGGTTCCTGGGATGTCTATGTTAAAGGCGGCCGGGAAAACACTGGCATTGATGCCATTGAATGGGCCAAACAGGGTCAGGATCTGGGTGCCGGAGAGATCTGCATCAACTCCATCGATACCGATGGGGTTAAAAAAGGCTATGATCTGGAGCTCAACCAGAAACTCTCCCGTCTTCTGACCATTCCGATTATTGCCTCCGGCGGGGCCGGAAAAATGGAAGACTTTGCCACAGTATTAAAAATCGGCGCCGATGCAGCGCTGGCGGCATCCGTTTTTCACTATAAAGAAATTCCCATTGTTGATTTAAAAAACTTCTTACACGATCAACAAATACCTGTCAGACGGGTATAG
- the hisA gene encoding 1-(5-phosphoribosyl)-5-[(5-phosphoribosylamino)methylideneamino]imidazole-4-carboxamide isomerase, with protein sequence MIVFPAIDLKNGKCVRLMQGQKDAETIYFDNPVDVALNWQSKGAQYLHLVDLDGAFDGQPKNLKLVKDIVTALDIPVELGGGIRTLEIARDYIDSGVTRIIIGTQAVKDFDFIVKLLDLYDEKVCVSIDAKNGLVCTEGWVQSSNIEALELASNLEKLGLSTLVYTDISKDGMMTGPNFEMLKVLNDNLKIDIIASGGISKSADLIRLQEMGLYGAITGKALYEGAIDLEKLLQEELKSC encoded by the coding sequence ATGATTGTATTTCCAGCCATCGATTTAAAAAACGGTAAATGCGTCCGCCTGATGCAAGGGCAGAAGGATGCTGAAACCATTTATTTTGACAACCCGGTGGATGTCGCCCTGAATTGGCAGTCCAAGGGAGCCCAGTATCTGCATCTGGTCGATCTGGATGGTGCCTTTGACGGCCAGCCGAAAAATCTAAAACTGGTTAAAGACATTGTTACCGCTCTAGATATTCCGGTGGAACTTGGCGGTGGTATTCGAACACTGGAAATTGCCAGGGACTATATCGACAGCGGTGTTACCCGGATCATCATCGGTACCCAGGCCGTTAAAGATTTCGACTTTATTGTTAAACTCCTGGATCTCTATGATGAAAAAGTCTGCGTTTCCATTGATGCTAAAAATGGTTTAGTCTGCACCGAAGGCTGGGTGCAAAGCAGCAACATTGAAGCGCTTGAACTGGCCAGCAACTTAGAAAAACTGGGTCTGTCAACGCTGGTTTACACCGACATATCAAAAGACGGCATGATGACTGGTCCTAATTTTGAGATGCTCAAAGTTCTCAATGATAATTTAAAAATTGATATCATCGCTTCTGGCGGCATCTCTAAATCAGCAGACTTGATCCGTCTTCAGGAAATGGGGCTTTACGGCGCCATTACCGGAAAAGCTCTGTATGAAGGAGCCATCGATCTGGAAAAACTGTTGCAAGAGGAGCTCAAATCATGCTGA
- the hisH gene encoding imidazole glycerol phosphate synthase subunit HisH has protein sequence MIAIVDYDVGNLKNVYTALGDVGLSGTITRDKKVLDASDAIILPGVGAFSDAMDNLRKFDLIDALNDNVKKGKLLMGICLGMQLLFDKSYEDGEFSGLSYIPGEIVKFDAPGIKIPHMGWNNLVINQSSPLVANIGTKDYVYFVHSYYANPENFDDVVAYAEYSVKVPAIVRKDNVIGMQFHPEKSSNVGFQLLKNFKEIIS, from the coding sequence TTGATCGCAATTGTCGACTACGATGTCGGAAATTTAAAAAATGTCTATACCGCACTCGGTGATGTCGGCCTTTCCGGCACCATCACCCGCGATAAAAAGGTCCTGGATGCGTCTGATGCCATCATTTTGCCCGGGGTTGGAGCTTTCTCCGACGCCATGGACAACCTGAGGAAATTTGATCTCATTGATGCCCTTAATGACAATGTCAAAAAAGGCAAGCTCCTGATGGGAATCTGCCTCGGGATGCAACTACTTTTTGATAAAAGCTATGAGGACGGTGAATTTTCCGGACTCTCCTATATCCCCGGAGAAATCGTCAAATTCGACGCTCCCGGGATAAAAATCCCCCATATGGGTTGGAACAATCTGGTGATCAACCAAAGCAGTCCGCTGGTCGCAAACATTGGAACCAAAGACTATGTCTATTTTGTCCATTCCTACTATGCCAATCCGGAGAACTTTGATGATGTCGTCGCCTATGCCGAATACAGCGTCAAGGTCCCCGCGATTGTTCGCAAGGACAACGTCATTGGGATGCAGTTTCATCCGGAAAAAAGCTCCAACGTGGGCTTCCAACTACTAAAAAACTTTAAGGAGATAATATCATGA
- the hisB gene encoding imidazoleglycerol-phosphate dehydratase HisB, producing the protein MKRKSTLSRSTTETEISLSLNIDGSGVAKINTGVGFFDHMLTLFTKHGRFDLSIAAHGDEADNHHAIEDIGILLGKAFYDALGDKAGINRYAFAFTPMDEALCRTCVDISGRSTLVFDVPLNREFIGDFETEMLEEFFQAFTSNSKITLHVTSLYGKNNHHIVEGIFKSLGQTLKDACTIEAGNTEIPSTKGIIE; encoded by the coding sequence ATGAAGCGTAAAAGCACATTAAGCCGGTCCACCACCGAGACCGAAATTTCACTTTCACTCAATATTGACGGATCTGGAGTAGCCAAGATCAACACCGGCGTTGGTTTTTTTGATCATATGCTGACGCTCTTCACCAAACACGGAAGATTTGATCTCTCTATCGCTGCCCACGGTGACGAAGCGGACAACCACCACGCCATTGAAGACATTGGTATTCTGCTGGGAAAAGCTTTTTATGATGCGTTGGGGGACAAGGCCGGCATCAATCGTTATGCCTTTGCCTTCACCCCCATGGATGAGGCCCTGTGCCGCACCTGTGTGGACATCAGCGGCCGCAGCACCCTCGTTTTCGATGTCCCCCTCAACCGGGAGTTTATCGGCGACTTTGAAACTGAAATGTTAGAAGAGTTCTTTCAGGCCTTTACCAGCAACAGTAAAATAACCCTTCACGTGACTTCCCTCTACGGCAAAAATAACCACCATATTGTGGAGGGGATTTTTAAATCGCTGGGGCAAACACTAAAAGATGCCTGCACGATCGAAGCGGGTAATACCGAAATTCCATCCACTAAAGGAATAATAGAATAA
- the hisC gene encoding histidinol-phosphate transaminase, which produces MESLIRKNIQQLIAYKVDAPQFEIIVNANESPYDFPMQLKRKFSDEICNTDLNRYPEACFPELIEAITDYTGVPGEGIVCGSGSDELIAMINQAFVDPGDVVVSHTPSFAMYDIWATIANASHIMVPDLPGHIPDVEGMITAAKENQAKLLYICNPNNPTGYIFCRADIIKLLDSVPSLVILDEAYIEFFGESGVDLLEKYPRLLVLRTFSKAFGLAGIRCGYALGNKGVIDILYKVKGPYNLNVLTQKLAVIALKNRDAILRNLEILKAERQKAMRVLETFPGVTLYPSGANFIYFETDRAEAIYEALLAQSILIKRFIKTDATPGSIRFSIGKPQENQKILDIIKEVVYNEA; this is translated from the coding sequence ATGGAATCACTGATACGAAAAAACATCCAACAATTAATTGCCTACAAGGTCGATGCCCCGCAGTTTGAAATTATCGTCAATGCCAATGAAAGTCCCTATGATTTTCCCATGCAGCTCAAACGAAAGTTTAGCGACGAGATCTGTAATACTGATTTAAACCGCTACCCGGAGGCTTGTTTTCCGGAACTGATCGAAGCCATCACCGACTATACCGGTGTCCCGGGCGAAGGCATTGTCTGTGGCTCCGGTTCTGACGAGCTGATTGCCATGATCAACCAGGCCTTTGTGGATCCCGGTGATGTGGTGGTCTCCCACACACCCTCCTTTGCCATGTATGACATCTGGGCCACCATTGCCAATGCCAGCCATATCATGGTGCCCGATCTGCCGGGACACATTCCCGATGTGGAAGGCATGATTACGGCCGCAAAAGAAAATCAAGCCAAACTGCTTTATATCTGTAACCCCAACAACCCCACTGGCTATATTTTTTGTCGCGCGGATATTATCAAACTATTGGATTCGGTCCCTTCGCTGGTGATCCTGGACGAAGCCTATATCGAGTTCTTCGGTGAATCGGGTGTTGATCTGCTGGAAAAATACCCCCGCTTGCTGGTGCTGCGAACCTTTTCCAAGGCCTTCGGTCTGGCCGGCATCCGCTGCGGCTATGCCCTGGGAAACAAAGGTGTTATTGATATTCTTTACAAGGTTAAGGGGCCTTACAACCTCAATGTTCTGACCCAGAAATTGGCCGTCATCGCCTTGAAAAACCGCGATGCGATCCTTAGAAATCTGGAAATTCTAAAGGCAGAGCGACAAAAAGCGATGCGTGTGCTGGAAACCTTCCCCGGTGTGACCCTTTATCCATCCGGCGCCAATTTTATTTATTTTGAGACCGACCGGGCTGAAGCCATCTATGAAGCGCTCCTTGCGCAAAGCATTCTAATCAAACGTTTTATAAAAACGGACGCCACTCCCGGCAGTATTCGTTTTTCCATCGGAAAACCCCAGGAAAACCAAAAGATTCTGGATATTATCAAGGAGGTCGTGTACAATGAAGCGTAA
- the hisD gene encoding histidinol dehydrogenase, with the protein MKTIIYKQGMDLDTILKRKEDEREDIHNAVLEIIKGVKNDGNAALLYYTQALDHCVLTHLQVTEEEIETAFSAVADELLDIIREAAQNIRDFHEKQLETTWTYSPKPGVILGQHITPIERVGLYVPGGKATYPSTVLMDAIPALVAGVKSLVMVTPPGRDGKINPTILAAAKIAGVHEIYKLGGAQAIAALAYGTETIKPVNKIVGPGNIYVATAKKEVFGKVDIDMIAGPSEVLIIADENANPVYAAADLLSQAEHDELAMPILVTTSAELGEQVIEEVYRQISKDLSRKEIAKKSVDDYGFVFIVKDLDEAFELSNQIAPEHLELLIKDPMASLEKVKNAGAIFMGAYTPEPLGDYFAGPNHTLPTSGTAKFSSPLGVYDYLKKSSILSYDQAALQSVYPKIASFARCEGLDAHAKAVERRFED; encoded by the coding sequence ATGAAAACTATCATCTATAAACAAGGCATGGATCTCGACACCATATTAAAACGCAAAGAAGATGAGCGCGAGGATATTCACAACGCTGTTCTGGAAATCATTAAAGGGGTAAAAAATGACGGCAATGCCGCCCTTTTGTATTACACCCAGGCCCTTGATCACTGTGTCCTGACCCACTTGCAGGTCACTGAAGAAGAAATCGAAACCGCCTTTTCCGCGGTTGCGGATGAACTTCTGGATATCATCCGGGAGGCGGCCCAAAACATTCGTGATTTTCACGAAAAACAGTTAGAAACAACCTGGACCTATTCGCCTAAACCGGGAGTCATTCTGGGCCAGCACATCACCCCGATTGAGCGGGTCGGTCTTTACGTCCCCGGCGGCAAAGCCACCTATCCCTCGACCGTGCTGATGGATGCCATTCCGGCGCTGGTGGCCGGGGTAAAGTCCCTGGTGATGGTGACCCCACCGGGACGGGATGGAAAAATCAACCCCACGATCCTGGCTGCGGCCAAAATTGCCGGTGTCCACGAAATTTATAAACTTGGCGGGGCTCAGGCGATTGCCGCCCTGGCCTACGGCACTGAAACCATTAAACCGGTTAATAAAATTGTTGGGCCCGGTAATATTTATGTGGCCACCGCTAAAAAAGAGGTTTTTGGCAAGGTCGATATTGATATGATTGCCGGACCCAGCGAGGTGCTAATCATTGCCGATGAAAATGCCAACCCGGTTTATGCCGCTGCCGATCTGCTGTCTCAGGCCGAACACGACGAACTGGCGATGCCGATTCTGGTGACCACCTCAGCCGAACTGGGAGAACAAGTCATTGAAGAAGTCTACCGCCAGATCAGTAAAGACTTAAGTCGCAAAGAAATTGCCAAAAAATCAGTCGATGACTATGGCTTTGTCTTTATTGTCAAAGATCTCGATGAAGCCTTTGAGTTGTCTAACCAGATTGCTCCCGAGCATCTGGAACTGCTGATCAAAGACCCTATGGCTTCGCTGGAAAAGGTAAAGAACGCTGGCGCCATCTTTATGGGCGCTTACACCCCAGAACCTCTGGGTGATTATTTTGCCGGACCCAACCACACCCTGCCGACTTCCGGCACAGCCAAATTCTCCTCACCTCTGGGAGTCTATGACTATCTAAAAAAATCCAGCATTCTCTCCTATGATCAGGCCGCATTGCAGTCAGTCTATCCAAAGATTGCCTCCTTTGCCCGTTGTGAAGGATTGGATGCCCATGCCAAAGCAGTTGAAAGGCGGTTTGAAGACTAA
- the hisG gene encoding ATP phosphoribosyltransferase: protein MVIRFALAKGRVAKKAIELLTDLGYVFLDYSEKSRKLIFTDTTGTIEFFLVKSPDVPTYVEKGAADIGIVGKDVLLEHPAQVYEMLNLDIGKCKMCVAGFKNQPIPYGKKMIVGTKYPVIAKDYFHAKNQLVDIIKINGSVELAPLIGLADCIVDIVESGNTLKENGLSVLAEICEISSRLIVNQVSLKTKRDMIDPIIKAFENQL, encoded by the coding sequence ATGGTGATCCGATTCGCCCTGGCCAAGGGCCGTGTGGCCAAAAAAGCAATTGAGCTGTTAACTGATCTGGGTTATGTTTTTTTAGACTACTCAGAAAAAAGCCGAAAACTGATTTTTACTGACACTACCGGGACGATTGAGTTTTTTCTGGTGAAATCACCGGATGTTCCCACCTATGTCGAAAAAGGCGCTGCCGATATTGGCATTGTTGGTAAGGATGTGCTGTTAGAACATCCTGCCCAGGTTTATGAGATGCTAAACCTTGACATCGGCAAATGCAAAATGTGTGTGGCTGGCTTTAAAAACCAACCGATCCCCTATGGCAAAAAAATGATTGTGGGCACCAAATACCCAGTCATTGCCAAGGATTATTTTCATGCCAAGAACCAACTGGTGGATATTATTAAAATCAACGGTTCGGTGGAGTTGGCTCCGCTGATTGGTCTGGCTGACTGCATTGTCGATATTGTCGAAAGCGGCAATACCCTAAAAGAAAACGGGCTGTCGGTACTGGCAGAAATCTGCGAGATCAGCTCCCGACTAATTGTCAATCAGGTGAGCCTAAAAACCAAGCGGGATATGATTGATCCCATTATCAAGGCATTTGAAAACCAGTTATAG
- a CDS encoding ATP phosphoribosyltransferase regulatory subunit codes for MLFNYSIDGFENIQHQDYFALQQINAKLMSLYRSFGYHQISTPTFETYDLYVNEDSIPSDDLFKLVNHQGKVLVLKPDATLPVTRMAAMNHPNSQEIIKFSYQTNIYRNFSSPEIIKKEITQIGIEYFGNNSPECDGEVIALAIRSLLENGIEDVHIDLGHVGFINFLFDDLAFSCKEKATLFKYIENKNIGDIASYLEKLALPDAKKTVILKLPLLYGEPKTVLKEMKALCINDKMQQVVKKISEIYAHLEVIGLAGYVSFDLGFTNQMNYYSDINFKGYINSCGEPVISGGRYNNLSEKFGIPRPACGFAIDLLKVIDYMEQHQLLPRDDQKTDVIFYENPQKADAYKMAEQLRKKGSIAEVFLMTETKEKHVTSFKENALYKNAVLYFLMDGKLFSEMDGAFLEIKTIGSESEVM; via the coding sequence ATGCTTTTTAATTATTCCATCGACGGCTTTGAAAACATCCAACACCAGGATTATTTCGCCCTGCAGCAGATCAACGCAAAACTTATGTCACTTTACCGTTCCTTTGGCTATCATCAGATTTCCACCCCCACCTTTGAAACCTATGATCTATACGTCAATGAAGATTCCATTCCCAGCGACGATCTTTTCAAGCTGGTCAATCATCAAGGTAAGGTTCTTGTGCTAAAGCCGGATGCCACCCTGCCAGTCACCCGGATGGCCGCCATGAATCATCCTAATTCTCAGGAGATCATCAAATTCTCTTACCAGACTAATATCTATCGGAATTTTTCATCACCGGAGATCATTAAGAAAGAAATCACCCAAATTGGGATCGAATATTTTGGCAACAACAGCCCGGAATGCGACGGCGAAGTGATCGCCCTGGCGATTCGCTCGCTGCTTGAAAATGGCATTGAGGACGTCCACATTGATTTGGGCCATGTGGGGTTTATTAATTTTTTATTTGATGACCTGGCCTTCTCCTGCAAAGAAAAGGCAACCCTCTTTAAATACATCGAAAACAAAAACATTGGCGATATTGCAAGTTATTTAGAAAAACTGGCCTTGCCTGATGCTAAAAAAACGGTCATCCTTAAATTGCCGCTCCTCTACGGCGAACCGAAAACCGTCTTAAAAGAAATGAAAGCCCTATGCATCAATGACAAAATGCAACAGGTTGTAAAAAAGATTTCTGAAATCTACGCCCATCTGGAAGTCATTGGCCTGGCCGGCTATGTCAGTTTTGATCTTGGATTCACCAATCAGATGAACTATTACAGCGATATCAACTTTAAAGGCTATATCAACAGCTGCGGCGAACCGGTGATCAGCGGCGGACGTTACAACAACCTGTCAGAAAAATTTGGTATTCCCCGTCCGGCCTGTGGTTTTGCCATTGATCTACTAAAAGTGATTGATTACATGGAGCAACACCAGCTACTCCCGCGAGATGATCAAAAGACCGATGTAATTTTTTATGAAAATCCGCAAAAGGCCGATGCCTACAAAATGGCGGAGCAATTACGAAAAAAAGGATCAATCGCTGAAGTGTTTCTGATGACCGAAACGAAAGAAAAACATGTGACATCTTTTAAAGAAAATGCCCTTTATAAAAATGCCGTACTATACTTCCTGATGGATGGCAAACTCTTCTCTGAAATGGACGGGGCATTCTTAGAAATCAAAACAATTGGTTCAGAAAGTGAGGTCATGTAA